A genomic segment from Peribacillus sp. ACCC06369 encodes:
- a CDS encoding PLP-dependent aminotransferase family protein gives MFEITLTIDKTNKDEALYVQLYKYFKTEIQNGQIKAGTKLPSKRKLAVHLGIGLNTVDTAYQQLMAEGYVDSQLRKGFYVADLEPISPLNEQRHVAEVMKGPLHEMIKINYNHGRVDVDAFPHAVWKKCLNNTLYLHEREMFMSGDPQGEWGLRAEISSYLFQSRGVRCGADQIIIGAGTQYFIHLLRLLLGNERIFGLEDPGFHRVREVLGLEGADMAFIPLDESGMSVESLKESAANVAYVTPSHQFPSGMIMPITRRVELLNWAVGKNGFIIEDDYDGEFRHAGKPIPSLQGLDTNGKVIYLGTFSKSLIPSIRVGYMVLPKELACQYKEKLIGYKQTVSRLIQETLCLFMKNGHWERHLNKMRTIYRKKNKVLLNAIEESFHDRVAVIGEKSGLHILLKVKNGSSESELIQKAASVGVKVHPTSVYLSKKVKEPTILIGYGGLTEREIEEGIRLLKKAWL, from the coding sequence ATGTTTGAAATCACTCTTACCATAGATAAAACGAATAAAGATGAAGCCTTATATGTCCAATTGTATAAATACTTTAAAACGGAAATCCAGAATGGACAAATAAAGGCAGGAACGAAACTGCCTTCTAAACGTAAATTAGCCGTGCATTTAGGTATAGGCCTGAATACAGTGGATACGGCTTATCAGCAGTTGATGGCAGAAGGGTATGTGGATAGTCAATTAAGGAAAGGTTTTTATGTAGCCGATTTAGAACCGATCTCACCTTTGAATGAGCAGCGGCATGTTGCAGAGGTGATGAAAGGCCCTTTGCATGAAATGATTAAGATCAATTACAATCATGGCCGGGTGGATGTGGATGCTTTCCCGCATGCTGTGTGGAAAAAATGCTTGAATAATACGTTGTATCTACATGAAAGGGAAATGTTCATGAGCGGTGATCCTCAAGGGGAATGGGGGCTCCGGGCTGAGATCTCTTCCTATTTATTTCAATCGAGAGGAGTTCGCTGCGGCGCTGATCAAATCATCATTGGGGCAGGTACACAGTATTTCATCCATCTACTGCGGTTACTTCTTGGAAATGAGCGGATATTTGGGTTGGAAGACCCTGGCTTTCATAGGGTTAGGGAGGTACTGGGGTTGGAGGGGGCCGATATGGCATTCATTCCATTAGATGAAAGCGGAATGAGTGTGGAATCCTTGAAAGAGAGTGCAGCGAATGTTGCCTATGTCACTCCTTCCCATCAATTTCCTTCGGGTATGATCATGCCGATAACCAGAAGGGTGGAATTGTTGAATTGGGCAGTGGGGAAAAATGGTTTTATTATTGAAGATGATTATGACGGGGAATTCCGTCATGCGGGTAAACCGATTCCGTCCTTGCAGGGGTTGGACACAAATGGAAAGGTCATTTACCTAGGCACGTTTTCAAAGTCGCTAATCCCATCAATCAGAGTGGGGTATATGGTGTTACCCAAGGAGTTGGCATGCCAATATAAGGAGAAGCTAATAGGATACAAACAGACCGTTTCCAGACTGATTCAGGAAACGCTCTGTCTTTTTATGAAAAATGGACATTGGGAACGCCATCTGAATAAAATGCGAACGATTTATCGTAAAAAGAATAAGGTGTTGTTGAATGCAATTGAAGAGAGCTTCCATGATCGTGTAGCCGTAATCGGTGAAAAGTCAGGATTGCACATTCTATTAAAAGTAAAAAACGGCAGCAGTGAGTCAGAGCTCATTCAAAAGGCTGCCAGTGTTGGGGTTAAAGTCCACCCCACTTCGGTTTATCTTTCAAAGAAGGTAAAAGAGCCGACTATTTTGATTGGGTACGGTGGTTTAACCGAAAGGGAAATCGAAGAAGGAATCCGACTTTTAAAAAAGGCATGGCTATAG
- a CDS encoding MarR family winged helix-turn-helix transcriptional regulator: MTNPTQLFHQYLQVSRSLVSKMNEQITALEIYHNQWTILNYLKNCGYSTIPDICNYLDVDGVIITRSVNSMEQNNMIKQVPGKDEQEKRIELTPRGKEVHTKCLKIAEKIEGKALEGITEEEQDLFFQTVLKILNNIRN, translated from the coding sequence ATGACGAACCCTACTCAATTATTTCATCAATATTTACAAGTATCCAGATCATTAGTCAGCAAAATGAATGAACAAATTACAGCCCTGGAAATTTACCATAATCAGTGGACAATATTGAATTATTTAAAGAACTGTGGATATTCCACAATACCTGATATTTGCAATTACCTGGATGTAGATGGTGTCATCATCACACGTTCGGTCAACAGCATGGAACAGAATAATATGATTAAACAGGTCCCTGGAAAAGATGAACAGGAAAAACGAATCGAACTGACTCCGCGGGGCAAAGAGGTACATACAAAATGCCTTAAGATTGCAGAAAAAATCGAAGGAAAAGCCCTGGAAGGCATTACTGAAGAAGAACAGGACTTATTTTTCCAGACGGTCCTTAAAATCCTCAATAATATAAGAAACTGA